In a genomic window of Agrobacterium tumefaciens:
- a CDS encoding carbohydrate ABC transporter permease: MATHHVEAGTWRDRARQMAAPEFVTPAILLTPSIVLLMLVIAYPMVQGFYFSFTNGSLMKAGRLVGFDNYVKLLSSPAFYHSLQFSLVFAFFNIVGCYLLGLGLALLMQKDMPGRALFRVMLLLPWIVPSLVSIVAWRWMVADDKALFNQLLGMFGSSPIYFLSDSTWATTLVIVIKIWRSFPFMMLSLLAALQSIDRSLYEAAAIDGATKLQSFWNVTMPQIKNISIILCLLMTIWSVNDFDTPWLLTQGGPANATENLIVLAYRYTFARNDVGMGAATSFVTLFILMVLVSFLLRLQRRN, encoded by the coding sequence GTGGCAACACATCATGTTGAAGCCGGGACCTGGCGCGATCGCGCCAGGCAGATGGCCGCACCCGAATTCGTAACGCCAGCCATTCTGCTGACACCCTCCATCGTTCTGCTGATGCTTGTCATCGCATATCCGATGGTCCAGGGATTTTATTTCAGCTTTACCAACGGGTCGCTGATGAAGGCAGGACGTCTCGTCGGTTTCGACAACTACGTGAAGCTGCTGTCATCGCCGGCTTTCTATCACTCCCTGCAGTTCAGCCTCGTTTTTGCATTCTTCAACATCGTCGGCTGTTACCTGCTGGGTCTGGGACTGGCGCTTCTCATGCAGAAGGACATGCCTGGTCGCGCACTGTTTCGCGTCATGCTTCTTCTGCCGTGGATCGTACCGTCGCTCGTGTCGATCGTCGCATGGCGATGGATGGTTGCCGACGACAAGGCTCTGTTCAATCAGTTGCTTGGAATGTTCGGCTCGAGCCCGATCTATTTTCTATCGGACAGCACATGGGCAACAACGCTGGTGATCGTCATCAAGATCTGGCGAAGCTTCCCGTTCATGATGCTATCACTGCTTGCTGCTCTCCAGAGCATCGACCGCAGTCTCTACGAGGCGGCAGCCATCGATGGCGCAACGAAGTTGCAGTCCTTCTGGAACGTGACGATGCCGCAGATCAAGAATATCTCGATCATACTGTGCCTACTGATGACGATCTGGTCTGTCAACGATTTCGATACGCCATGGCTTCTGACGCAAGGCGGGCCGGCAAACGCGACAGAAAACCTTATCGTCCTCGCCTACCGTTACACCTTTGCGCGCAACGACGTCGGCATGGGTGCAGCGACATCCTTCGTCACCCTGTTTATCTTGATGGTGCTGGTTTCCTTCCTGCTCCGTCTTCAGCGCCGGAACTGA
- a CDS encoding ABC transporter substrate-binding protein, with the protein MTGICPAAAQSPVTLNFWDMIWGDKAYPGTAQALVDRYNKENPGVKVVYRSVPWSNWYETYVTAIASGSAPDISTGGGFQAVQFYDQGAILPVDEVVKEIGEAQFSGSALNAMKFDDHYVGLPWALNVKVILYRKDILEAAGIKPPTTFEELRQAAKATTGGGKFGIVASGDASGAHWISHMAIGNGGGLFTPDGKAGLTSERSKEGIQFLADLVKDGSVNPASAGYTNNDALGAFFRGEATFVLAGATAATQAGDARSKIGILPPLKGPHGDQLGLYFVNNIMAYQQSQHPKETLAFMKWWSDNAITLWSEGHVNNLPARQSIAEDPHFTKDPDIKFVFDNYVPGARTLSQAKGGTFPVLNTIDGDGFLLSLAQSIWQGQPLDGPLGNAQSHLEEVLEK; encoded by the coding sequence ATGACCGGCATCTGCCCTGCTGCTGCACAGTCGCCGGTCACGCTGAATTTCTGGGACATGATATGGGGTGACAAGGCCTATCCCGGAACGGCGCAGGCTCTGGTCGACCGCTACAACAAGGAAAACCCCGGCGTTAAGGTGGTTTATCGATCCGTGCCATGGTCGAACTGGTACGAGACATACGTCACTGCGATCGCATCCGGCAGCGCGCCTGACATTTCGACGGGCGGCGGCTTCCAGGCTGTGCAGTTTTATGACCAGGGGGCGATCCTTCCTGTCGATGAAGTCGTCAAGGAGATCGGCGAAGCGCAATTTTCGGGATCGGCGCTCAACGCCATGAAATTCGACGACCATTATGTCGGCCTGCCATGGGCGTTGAACGTCAAGGTCATCCTCTACCGCAAGGACATCCTGGAAGCGGCCGGGATCAAGCCGCCGACCACGTTCGAGGAACTCCGCCAGGCTGCGAAGGCAACAACCGGCGGCGGGAAATTCGGGATCGTGGCCTCGGGTGACGCTTCTGGCGCGCATTGGATTTCCCATATGGCAATCGGCAACGGCGGTGGGCTTTTCACGCCTGACGGCAAGGCCGGATTGACATCGGAGCGCAGCAAGGAAGGAATTCAATTCCTCGCCGATCTCGTGAAGGACGGCTCGGTCAATCCAGCCAGCGCGGGATACACGAATAACGACGCGCTCGGCGCGTTCTTCCGTGGCGAAGCAACGTTTGTGCTTGCCGGCGCTACGGCCGCGACCCAGGCGGGCGATGCCCGTTCGAAAATCGGCATACTGCCGCCGCTTAAAGGCCCGCATGGCGATCAGCTCGGCCTGTATTTCGTCAACAACATTATGGCCTACCAGCAGAGCCAACACCCGAAAGAAACGCTCGCGTTCATGAAATGGTGGTCTGACAATGCGATCACCCTGTGGAGCGAGGGGCATGTGAACAATCTCCCGGCGCGTCAATCGATCGCCGAGGATCCACACTTCACCAAGGATCCGGATATCAAGTTCGTCTTTGATAATTACGTGCCCGGCGCACGAACGCTGTCGCAGGCGAAGGGCGGAACTTTCCCTGTGCTCAACACTATCGACGGCGATGGTTTCCTCTTGAGCCTCGCGCAGTCGATCTGGCAGGGCCAGCCGCTCGACGGGCCTCTTGGCAATGCTCAATCCCATCTTGAAGAAGTCTTGGAGAAGTAA
- a CDS encoding LacI family DNA-binding transcriptional regulator, whose protein sequence is MSKSESTRVLKMKKARVSDVASLAGVSPSTVTRVLHKNGYVSEANRTKVEKAVSELGYLPNIQARSLRNRRSYAVGLLLSSERANPYYTKVADAIRAEAATRDYFILSANHNFSPSLEAMAVRQFMQQDVEAVIVCNALDPDNFQPLKDSGIAIIQVERQRLQGTHQIDVELAKGFDVALETLRTLGHSRIAFLGWQAHRWKADAGIALTEHRRSEGFRQAADRYAFHAEDSPILLGKFDIGLDPTEVGRVLTRELLDRRERLPTAILTGSDVLAAGVLQELHAHGLSVPGDLSVIGYDDSIASYLSPPLTTISQPYASIASSAFSILDAFASDPHKRDPIRLVIENDLTPRASIGPATVCRKR, encoded by the coding sequence GTGTCTAAATCGGAAAGCACGCGTGTACTGAAAATGAAAAAAGCCAGAGTGTCCGATGTCGCGTCGCTTGCGGGTGTATCGCCAAGTACGGTGACGCGTGTCCTTCATAAAAATGGATATGTGTCTGAAGCAAATCGGACAAAAGTCGAGAAGGCGGTTTCCGAGCTTGGTTATTTACCCAATATTCAGGCCCGATCCCTTCGAAACCGACGCAGTTATGCTGTCGGGCTTCTTTTGTCGTCCGAAAGGGCAAACCCTTATTATACCAAGGTTGCGGATGCCATCAGGGCGGAAGCGGCCACCAGGGACTATTTCATTTTGTCTGCGAACCATAACTTCTCACCATCACTGGAGGCGATGGCGGTTCGGCAATTCATGCAGCAGGACGTTGAGGCCGTCATCGTGTGTAATGCCCTCGATCCTGACAATTTCCAACCTCTCAAAGACTCCGGAATCGCCATCATCCAAGTCGAGCGGCAGAGGCTCCAGGGAACTCATCAGATCGACGTCGAACTTGCAAAAGGTTTTGATGTCGCCCTCGAAACTCTTCGAACGCTTGGTCACAGCAGGATAGCGTTCCTGGGCTGGCAGGCGCATCGATGGAAAGCGGACGCAGGCATCGCGCTGACTGAACATCGTCGATCGGAAGGGTTTAGGCAGGCGGCAGATCGATACGCTTTTCATGCGGAGGACAGTCCGATACTACTCGGAAAATTCGATATCGGCCTCGATCCGACCGAGGTCGGCAGAGTGCTGACACGGGAACTGCTGGATCGGCGCGAACGGCTGCCGACCGCGATACTGACCGGCTCGGACGTCCTTGCCGCTGGCGTCCTGCAGGAGTTGCATGCGCACGGTCTTTCTGTCCCAGGTGATCTTTCCGTTATAGGTTATGACGACAGTATTGCCTCATATCTTTCTCCACCGCTGACGACCATATCGCAGCCATACGCGTCAATAGCCAGTTCAGCCTTCTCCATCCTTGATGCCTTTGCTTCGGACCCGCACAAGCGTGATCCAATAAGGCTGGTCATCGAGAATGATCTAACTCCAAGAGCCTCGATTGGGCCGGCTACCGTCTGTCGGAAGCGATAG
- a CDS encoding NAD(P)-dependent oxidoreductase has protein sequence MARMIENQASTTELEIGFIGLGVMGQPMALNLAKAGAKLVVWNRSPAATEPLRHAGAEVAETVAELFQKTRIVICMLVNEAALDAVLQRGTPAFKALVTDHLIVSMGSNPAEYSRTLAAEISAAGGRYVEAPVSGSRIPAEKGQLVSLLGGDPESLAEIRPLLAPMCRETIVCGAVGNGALMKLTVNHYLCTMLAGLAEAVHFAERNNLDLRTFEEAIASGPMACDLTRIKIPKLMSRDLTVQAATSDAYNSTTLVAYAARAVGIASPLLDLSRQLYAESVESGNGRLDMMSVITAIEARTEHVATQTNHKISSRGR, from the coding sequence ATGGCGCGTATGATTGAAAACCAAGCCAGCACTACGGAACTAGAAATTGGTTTTATCGGGCTTGGAGTCATGGGACAGCCCATGGCTCTGAACCTTGCAAAAGCCGGGGCAAAGCTCGTAGTTTGGAATCGTTCGCCTGCTGCGACCGAACCCTTGCGTCACGCCGGTGCGGAGGTAGCCGAGACTGTCGCAGAGCTTTTTCAGAAAACGAGGATAGTCATTTGCATGCTGGTCAATGAAGCAGCGCTGGACGCCGTTCTCCAACGCGGGACACCTGCATTTAAGGCCCTTGTTACTGATCACCTGATCGTATCGATGGGCTCGAACCCTGCGGAATATTCACGCACGTTGGCGGCCGAGATTTCCGCCGCGGGCGGACGCTATGTCGAGGCCCCTGTTTCCGGCTCGCGAATACCGGCAGAAAAAGGCCAATTGGTGTCTTTGCTGGGCGGAGACCCCGAAAGTCTCGCCGAGATACGTCCACTCTTAGCACCCATGTGTCGTGAAACCATAGTGTGTGGCGCCGTAGGCAACGGTGCGCTCATGAAACTCACGGTTAACCATTATCTTTGCACGATGCTCGCTGGTCTAGCAGAAGCAGTGCATTTTGCCGAGCGGAACAATCTCGATCTGCGCACGTTCGAAGAAGCCATCGCGTCGGGGCCAATGGCGTGTGATCTAACCCGCATCAAGATTCCAAAATTGATGTCCCGCGACCTGACCGTTCAGGCCGCAACCTCCGATGCCTATAACAGCACTACACTCGTTGCCTACGCCGCACGGGCAGTTGGAATCGCCTCGCCACTTCTTGATCTTAGCCGGCAACTCTACGCCGAGAGCGTCGAATCAGGGAATGGCCGCTTGGACATGATGTCGGTAATCACAGCGATCGAAGCCAGAACTGAGCATGTAGCCACGCAAACGAACCATAAGATCTCCAGTCGCGGCAGATAG